The genomic DNA CATTGGCGCCCGCACCAACCTATGCCAAGAACGAGCCTGCCCCATACGCACTGAAATGCCAGAGGATGCCCATGTTCCGCCGCTATGCCATCTATTATACGCCCCCCGACGGCGCGCTGGCAGATTTCGGCGCTGCGTGGCTGGGCTGGGACATCGCGCGCGGGGTGAGCGTGCCGCATCTGGTGATGGACGGACTGCCTGCCCCGGTGTGGGACATCACCGAACGTCCGCGCCGGTACGGGCTGCATGCGACAATCAAGCCGCCATTCACGTTGGCGAAAGCAAGACATGTCGAGGAATTGCAGGCGGCCTTTGACGCATTTTGCGCGACGCGTGCGCCCGTCACCCTGCCCGCTCTGACACTGGCGCCGCTTGGGCGGTTTCTGGCGCTGATCCCTTCGACCCCATGCGCTGCCGTCACGGATCTGGCTGCGCACGCCGTACGTCATCTCGATGACTTTCGCGCGCCGCCAGATCGTGAAACGTTAGATCGTTACCGAACAGGCCTGCTGACCGCTGCTCAGGAGCAGAACCTGCAAAACTGGGGATACCCGCATGTGATGGATGCCTTTCGGTTCCACATCACGCTCAGTGGCAAACTGCCAAAGCGACAGGTGGCCGTACTAACCGCTGCGCTCGCCGCGCATGTAGAGCCGCTCTTACCTGCGCCGTTCGTCCTTGACGCCCTGAGCCTCGTGGGCGAGGACGAGGATGGTCGTTTTCACCTCATCCGCCGCGTTGCATTGTCGAGATAGATCGGGTCGTTACCATAGCCAGATACATATCGCGGCCATCCAACGGGTCACCCTTTGGACAATCGCAACAAGGCCACCCCGATAAGCGTAAGAAACGTCGAAAAAACCTTGGCCAGATCGAGCCGTTCCTTCAGCTTGAACACCCCGATCAATAGTGCAAAGACGATGCTGGTCTCGCGCAGCGCCGTCACCAGCGCAATGGGAGCCAATGTAAAGGCGTAGACAACCAGCGCATACGCCGCAAAAGACGCGCCGCCGCCCACCACCATCAGCGTGCCGGACCGTGGCAGCGCGCTAAGTGCGCCGCGCTCCCAAAATGGAACAAACACGGCAAAAGCCGCCGCATTGAGCAGCGCCATCCAGCCATAGAACCCCAGCGGGCTGCCCGCCAGCCGCGCGCCCAACCCGTCATTGAGCGAATAGGCCGCGATGAAACACCCCGTGATCAGCGCCAACATCGTGCCCGCGCCACCGCGCGTTCCACCTGCGCTGCGCACCAGCCCAAGACTGATGATCCCGCAGACAATCAGCCCCACCGCCAGCAATTGCGGCAGATCGAAACTGACGCCCAGAACCGTGACAGAAACCACCGTGACAAGAACCGGCGCGATACCGCGGGCGATCGGGTAGACTTGGGTAAGGTCGCCCACCTTGTAGGCCGAGATCAGAAACATCTGATAGCCCAGATGCAGCGCGACGCCGATGAGCAGATAGGACCAGCTTTCAATTGCTGGAGCAGGTACAAACGACAACATCAGACCGCCAAATGCGCCCTGTCCGATGACGACCGCCGCCATGCTGCGGGTTTTGTCCAATCCGCCCTTGACGAGCGCGTTCCAGCCCGCGTGTAAAAGAGCCGCCAGCAGGACAATTCCGAAGACGCTGACATTCATCGTGCGCGTCTCAGATGCGTGATTTCAGAGCTATATCCTTGCATTGGCCGCTCCACCTCCACGCCCGCCTGCCATGCCTATGCATAGGCTGGTTTTTACGTGACGCGCAAGCGTATGCACCTGCAAAGACGCTAGTATGGCACAGCGTGTGCAACAGGTATTTGAAGAAAGATGAAAAGGTATTGGCTGATTGCCGCCACCGCACTTGAAGCGGCACTGACCCCACTCTAGGTAGCGACGCATGAACAAGCAACGAACACAACGTCTGACCAGACAGGACTGGCTTCGCACCGGATTGAACGCGCTGGCGTCGGACGGTTCCAGTGCGTTGCAGGCTGAACCCCTCGCGCGGCGGCTGGGCACGACAAAAGGTTCATTTTATTGGCATTTCGCAGATCTTCCTGCCTTTCAAGCCGAGCTGATCGAGCGCTGGGAAGATGAAGCAATCGAGATGGTGCACGCAGCGAAATCCAGCCCCCAAGGCGACGCCGCCCGGTTGCGGCATTATGCACAGACCATCATGGATATGTCGGCAAGCGATGCCGCAGCGATATTCCCGGTCGAACCTGCGATCCGGGCATGGGGGCTGAGCCATGATGGTGCGGCCGCCGCCATCCGCCGTGTAGATGCCAAACGGCTGGACCATCTGGGTTCCCTGCTGGGTGCCATCGGTGTCAGCAATCCTGAAATGGCCCGGATCATCTACAGCGCAAGCCTCGGGATGGAGGCGCTCGGCCCAGAGGAGGCAAACCGCAACAAGGGCGCAATCGGGTCTCTCGTCGATCTGGTGCTGGCCCTGCGGTGAAGGAACTGGCAGCGATCATCGCGGCGCTACTATCCCTGAATACCTGTCAAAAAGACGAAACCGTGACCGCCTATGGCGGCATGGGCAGCTGGCAGTTGAGCAAGGTCAGCAATACGCAGGTTCAGCAAAATATCGTACTGCAACTGGGTGCGCATGGCGACGTTTCGGTAATCACCCCTTGCACCGTCATGACGGCGCGGCAAATCGCACCGTACCCTTGGTTTCAACTGGATGATGTTCGGGAATATAGTCGGAATTGCCCGCCGACCTCAGTCGATACGCGCGCGGTGTCCACCATACGACGCGCGACACTGGTCGAAGTTGTGGGGGATGTATTGATCCTATCGACAGACAACGATTTTGATCTGGAGTTTTCGCGCCGGAACTAACCGTTAGCGCGTTGTCGAGACAGCAAATCGATCCACGAAACGCTGGCGCGCCTCGGGCAGTGGCCTGTTCCCAAGCTGCGGGGCAAGATGATTTCGCAGAAAGTGACCGGTGGTTCTGAAGCCGTCTGCGATCTCTGAATCTGATGCGTTGCCATGCCCCATCAGGCAGGGTGGCAACGGCAGAAGCCGATCGGCCCATTCGCCCGCACCCGCACGCGACACCGCCCGCCCGCTGCGCGGCGAGACATAGCTGAGGTCGTTGGCCTGCACGCCCATCACCGCGCATCCACTGAGATCAAGACCGAAGCCCAGCTCTTCGAGCAGCGCCAGTTCCCATTGCAGATAGGCCAAAGGCCAGATATCGCCCTGCCCCAGCAGGTCGAGCAGCGCCTCCGTGCGTCGGTAGAGATAGGGGTGCGCCTCGCGTTCCGGCAATGAAAACAATAACAAAGCTGTCACCGCATTGAGACCTGCCAATGCCATCCGGTCCCCCAGAGAGGCCGACGCCCGCGAGCGGACCGGTTCGACCTTATAGGCACCTATGTGATCCTCCAGCCGTGCCCGCCACACCAGATCCAGCTGCGCCCCCGGTTGCAGGATCGGAGCCATTCGTCGCGACGTTCCACCGCGCACAATGCCCGCGTGGCGACCGTGCGACGGCGTAAACGTCTCGATGATCGCGGCATTTTCGCCGTGGGTGCGGACGGACAACAAGATGCCCTCTTCGCGCCATTCCATGACCGTTATCCCCATCGGTAACACGTCGGTAATACGTCGGTAATGCGTCAGTATCGCATTGGCGCACAGGCAATGCCAGCCGTGCATCCTGCGGCGCGGTAGAGAATCAGCGCAAAGTATGGTTCACTTTGCTCAACCGTTTTGATGTGAGGATTTCCATGACCCGTTTTTCCGTACTGCTTGCGAGTATCTTGACCCTTGCCGCTCCTGCCGCACACGCCGACGAGGATGTAATGGTCGTTTTTGACGGGTCCAATTCGATGTGGGGCCAGATCGATGGCGTCGCCAAGATCGAGATTGCGCGCGATGTCATGGATAACCTGCTGGGTGAATGGACAACCTCGCGACAGGTCGGGCTAATGGCCTACGGTCACCGGCGACGCGGCGATTGCACCGATATCGAGACGTTGATTGCCCCCGCAACCGGAACAGCGGGTGACATTCAGGCACAAATCAACCAGATCACACCGACGGGCAAGACACCGCTGACCGACGCGGTCGAGATGGCCGCGCAGCAACTGGCGTATACAGATCGGCCCGCGACGGTCGTGCTGATATCAGACGGGCTGGAAAGCTGCGAACGCGATCCATGTGCGTTGGCGCGTGCGTTGGAAAAGGGCGGTGTCGGCTTTACCGCGCATGTGGTGGGTTTCGGTCTCGGCGGGTCCGAGGATGCCGCATCACTGGCGTGTATTGCCGAGGAAACTGGCGGACAGTTCATTCAGGCCAGCAATGCCGACGAGCTGGGCGCGGCACTGAGCACCGTGGGCACCGCCGTTGCGGCAGCGCCCGAGCCTGAACCTGAGCCGGAATTGCCCGAAGTGACGCTCACCGTGCCCGAGACGGCCGTGATCGGATCGCTCTTTGCCGTGGCTTGGGACAAAACCAACCATCCCGAAGATTTCATCACCATCGTACCTGTCGGCGCTGATGATCAGATTTATACTGACACAGTTCTGACCGGCGACACGCTGACGGCGCTGCTGCGCGCGCAGAGCAAGCCGGGCCTCTATGAAGTGCGCTATATGGACCGTGAAAGCTATGCCGCGCTGGGTCGTGCCGATATTGAACTGGTGGATGCCAATGTCACGATCAGCGGGCCCGAGTCGGTACTGGTCGGCACCACGTTCGATGTATCCTGGACCGGTGCGGTTCATCCCGAAGATTACGTCACGATCGTGCCCGCGGGAGCAGATGAAGGCTCTTACGCCGGTTACGAGTATGTCCGCGACGCCACGGATGGCAGCGGTACACTGTCCGCAGGCGCTGAACCGGGCCTGTATGAATTGCGCTACGTTCTGGACAAGGATGCCCGCACCCTCGCAACCCAACCGATCGAAGTCACCGACGCGCAGGTTACAGTTAGTGGCCCCGAAACCGCGCTGGCAGGTAGCAAGGTCAAGGTGAACTGGACCGGGGCCGTAGATGACAACGACTTCGTCACCGTCGTGCCGATGGGCGCGGATGAGGGCAAATACACCCGCTACATCCGGGTCAAGGACAAGTCCGAGGACATGTTGCAGATGCCCGCAGAAACCGGGCTCTATGAGTTGCGTTACGTGCTGTCGGAAGGTGCCCGTACATTGGCCTCGCAACCCATCGAAATCACTGCGCCTGAAGTCACCGTCGGCGGTCCAGACACCGCGCTGGCAGGCAGCAAGGTCAAGGTGAACTGGACCGGGGCCGTGGATGGCAACGACTTCGTCACCGTCGTGCCGATGGGCGCGGATGAGGGCAAATACACCCGTTATGTCCGGGTCAAGGACAAGTCCGAGGACATGTTGCAGATGCCCGCAGAAACCGGGCTCTATGAGTTGCGTTACGTGCTGTCGGAAGGTGCCCGTACATTGGCCTCGCACCCTATCGAGGTGGTTGCACCCGAAGTAACCGTTAGCGGTCCAGACACCGCGCTGGCAGGCAGCAAGGTCAAGGTGACCTGGACGGGGACCGTCAATAGTCGTGACTTTGTCACGATCGTCCCGATGGGCAGCGAAGAGGCGACCTATGCCGCCTATGTCCGCGTACAAGAGAAAACCGAAGGCATGCTACAGATGCCTGCCGACGCGGGCATGTATGAATTGCGTTACCTATTGGACGAAGGCCGCAAAACGATGGCGCGTCAAACCATCGAAATCACCGAGCCTGAAGTGACGGTCAGCGGCCCCGCATCAGCGGTGGCTGGCAGTAACGTCAAGATCGGCTGGACCGGTGCGGTAGATCGTCGGGACTATGTCACCATTGTTCCAATGGGTGCGGATGAAGGAACCAATGGCAGCTATGTCAGGGTGCAGGAGACAACCGAAGGCATGCTGCAGATTCCTGCCGATCCGGGCCTGTACGAGTTGCGCTACATCCTCGACGAGGGTCGTAAAACAATGGCGCGTCACACAATAGAGGTCACGGAACCAGAAGTAACCGTGACAGGCCCAGAAGAAATACGCGCGGGTGATAAGCTGCGGTTTTCATGGACTGGCGCAGTCGATTCACGAGACTATATCCGCGTAGTCCCAATGGGCAGTGACGATGACTATAACAAGGGCGATTATGCCCGCGTGGGCGACAAGTCAGAGGCCGAATTGACCGCGCCCGAACAAACCGGGTTCTACGAGTTGCGTTATACGCTGGATGAAGGGCGGCGCGTGATCGCACGACACCGGTTCGAGGTGCTGGCCGCAGATGCCGCGCTGAACACCGGGGCAAGCCTGACGGCCCCCGATACGGCCAAGCCGGGCAGCATCATCGATGTGGGCTGGAGCGTCGAGAGTGCGGGCGGCGACCAACGCATCACGCTGGCGCGGGGCGATCAGGCGATCTTTACCTGGATCACCGCGATCAAGACCGGGGATGGTCCGCCTGTTAAGATGCCTCTTCCGGATGAGCCGGGCAGCTACGAGTTGCGTTTCCTTGACGTGAGCAAACAAGAGGTGCTGGCGCGCAAAGTGATCGTGGTGGAATGATCCCATGCGACAGCCGCACAAACCCGAAGGGTATCCGGATGTGTCGGCCTATCTGATCGTGGATGACGCCGAGGCAGCGCTGGCTTTCATGGTGGCGGCGTTTGACGCAGAGCATCTGAGAGTGATGCGCCGCAACACCGGTGAGATCATGCATGCCGAAGCGCAGATAGGTGACAGCGTGGTGATGGTCGGGCAGATGCCGGGCGGACCAAACGCACATATGCACCTCTATCTGTCCGATCCGCAGGCAGCGTTCGACCGTGCCATCGCAGCGGGAGCCGAAGCAGTGCAGGAGCTAGAGGTGAAAGACGACGGCGAACGGCGCGGGGGAGTACGGGACACGAACGGCACCACATGGTGGATCGCAAGTGCTGCGGGTTAGTATGGCGAGACGTCACACCAAGCGAAGGTCATCGGTTGTACAGCTTTTTAGGACTGCGCACGTTTTCAGCCGCCAAGGCCGTCTTCGTCCAGCAGGTGCCGTCCGGCGCGGTCCTCTACTTCGATCACCCACAGATCGGGGTCAAAGCCACGCTGGCGAGTTATGGCGGCGTCCACGTCTGTCTCTGCTCCCGCGGTTAACTCTGCCCAGTGCCGGGCACCGGTCA from Roseovarius pelagicus includes the following:
- a CDS encoding TetR/AcrR family transcriptional regulator, whose product is MNKQRTQRLTRQDWLRTGLNALASDGSSALQAEPLARRLGTTKGSFYWHFADLPAFQAELIERWEDEAIEMVHAAKSSPQGDAARLRHYAQTIMDMSASDAAAIFPVEPAIRAWGLSHDGAAAAIRRVDAKRLDHLGSLLGAIGVSNPEMARIIYSASLGMEALGPEEANRNKGAIGSLVDLVLALR
- a CDS encoding VWA domain-containing protein; the encoded protein is MTRFSVLLASILTLAAPAAHADEDVMVVFDGSNSMWGQIDGVAKIEIARDVMDNLLGEWTTSRQVGLMAYGHRRRGDCTDIETLIAPATGTAGDIQAQINQITPTGKTPLTDAVEMAAQQLAYTDRPATVVLISDGLESCERDPCALARALEKGGVGFTAHVVGFGLGGSEDAASLACIAEETGGQFIQASNADELGAALSTVGTAVAAAPEPEPEPELPEVTLTVPETAVIGSLFAVAWDKTNHPEDFITIVPVGADDQIYTDTVLTGDTLTALLRAQSKPGLYEVRYMDRESYAALGRADIELVDANVTISGPESVLVGTTFDVSWTGAVHPEDYVTIVPAGADEGSYAGYEYVRDATDGSGTLSAGAEPGLYELRYVLDKDARTLATQPIEVTDAQVTVSGPETALAGSKVKVNWTGAVDDNDFVTVVPMGADEGKYTRYIRVKDKSEDMLQMPAETGLYELRYVLSEGARTLASQPIEITAPEVTVGGPDTALAGSKVKVNWTGAVDGNDFVTVVPMGADEGKYTRYVRVKDKSEDMLQMPAETGLYELRYVLSEGARTLASHPIEVVAPEVTVSGPDTALAGSKVKVTWTGTVNSRDFVTIVPMGSEEATYAAYVRVQEKTEGMLQMPADAGMYELRYLLDEGRKTMARQTIEITEPEVTVSGPASAVAGSNVKIGWTGAVDRRDYVTIVPMGADEGTNGSYVRVQETTEGMLQIPADPGLYELRYILDEGRKTMARHTIEVTEPEVTVTGPEEIRAGDKLRFSWTGAVDSRDYIRVVPMGSDDDYNKGDYARVGDKSEAELTAPEQTGFYELRYTLDEGRRVIARHRFEVLAADAALNTGASLTAPDTAKPGSIIDVGWSVESAGGDQRITLARGDQAIFTWITAIKTGDGPPVKMPLPDEPGSYELRFLDVSKQEVLARKVIVVE
- the recO gene encoding DNA repair protein RecO, giving the protein MEWREEGILLSVRTHGENAAIIETFTPSHGRHAGIVRGGTSRRMAPILQPGAQLDLVWRARLEDHIGAYKVEPVRSRASASLGDRMALAGLNAVTALLLFSLPEREAHPYLYRRTEALLDLLGQGDIWPLAYLQWELALLEELGFGLDLSGCAVMGVQANDLSYVSPRSGRAVSRAGAGEWADRLLPLPPCLMGHGNASDSEIADGFRTTGHFLRNHLAPQLGNRPLPEARQRFVDRFAVSTTR
- a CDS encoding META domain-containing protein → MKELAAIIAALLSLNTCQKDETVTAYGGMGSWQLSKVSNTQVQQNIVLQLGAHGDVSVITPCTVMTARQIAPYPWFQLDDVREYSRNCPPTSVDTRAVSTIRRATLVEVVGDVLILSTDNDFDLEFSRRN
- a CDS encoding DUF1045 domain-containing protein is translated as MFRRYAIYYTPPDGALADFGAAWLGWDIARGVSVPHLVMDGLPAPVWDITERPRRYGLHATIKPPFTLAKARHVEELQAAFDAFCATRAPVTLPALTLAPLGRFLALIPSTPCAAVTDLAAHAVRHLDDFRAPPDRETLDRYRTGLLTAAQEQNLQNWGYPHVMDAFRFHITLSGKLPKRQVAVLTAALAAHVEPLLPAPFVLDALSLVGEDEDGRFHLIRRVALSR
- a CDS encoding VOC family protein, whose amino-acid sequence is MRQPHKPEGYPDVSAYLIVDDAEAALAFMVAAFDAEHLRVMRRNTGEIMHAEAQIGDSVVMVGQMPGGPNAHMHLYLSDPQAAFDRAIAAGAEAVQELEVKDDGERRGGVRDTNGTTWWIASAAG
- a CDS encoding EamA family transporter → MNVSVFGIVLLAALLHAGWNALVKGGLDKTRSMAAVVIGQGAFGGLMLSFVPAPAIESWSYLLIGVALHLGYQMFLISAYKVGDLTQVYPIARGIAPVLVTVVSVTVLGVSFDLPQLLAVGLIVCGIISLGLVRSAGGTRGGAGTMLALITGCFIAAYSLNDGLGARLAGSPLGFYGWMALLNAAAFAVFVPFWERGALSALPRSGTLMVVGGGASFAAYALVVYAFTLAPIALVTALRETSIVFALLIGVFKLKERLDLAKVFSTFLTLIGVALLRLSKG